In Kocuria turfanensis, a single genomic region encodes these proteins:
- a CDS encoding ribonuclease J has translation MTTSSRSSRSSRKPKSPPPLPAGGLRVTPLGGLGEIGRNMTVFEHAGKLLVVDCGVLFPEEHQPGIDVILPDFTAIRHRLGDIVGIVLTHGHEDHIGGVPYLLKERPDIPLIGSELTLAFITAKLTEHRITPKTVHVEAGDKHRAGPFECEFVAVNHSIPDSLAVAIRTDAGLVLHTGDFRMDQFPLDDRITDLRHFARLGDEGVDLFLTDSTNAEVPGFTTSEQELTPAIDHVFATAPKRIIVSSFASHVHRIQQVLDAAHAHGRKVAFVGRSMVKNMGIATELGYLKIPRGLVVDFKKLRSMPDAKVALVCTGSQGEPLAALSRMANETHQIQLNPGDTVLMASSLIPGNENAIYGIINKLTDLGVKVVHKGNAKVHVSGHASAGELVYCYNIVKPTHVMPVHGESKHLHANAELAIRTGVDPENVLIAKDGSTIDLVEGRARISGRVEAGLVYVDGHTVGKVTEETLVERRLLQEGGVVTVVAIVDADTNVLAEPLEFIAKGFVHDEHIFDKAAEKVEHALARPATQKLEDLDELESLIGETVARHLERAYRRAPLVTAVVIDA, from the coding sequence TTGACCACTTCCTCCCGTTCCTCCCGATCCTCCCGCAAGCCCAAGTCCCCGCCGCCGCTGCCCGCCGGGGGCCTGCGGGTGACCCCGCTGGGGGGCCTGGGCGAGATCGGGCGCAACATGACCGTGTTCGAGCACGCCGGCAAGCTGCTCGTCGTCGACTGCGGGGTGCTGTTCCCCGAGGAGCACCAGCCGGGCATCGACGTCATCCTGCCCGACTTCACCGCCATCCGGCACCGGTTGGGTGACATCGTCGGGATCGTGCTCACGCACGGGCACGAGGACCACATCGGTGGTGTGCCCTACCTGCTCAAGGAGCGCCCGGACATCCCGCTCATCGGCTCGGAGCTGACCCTGGCGTTCATCACCGCCAAGCTCACCGAGCACCGGATCACCCCGAAGACGGTGCACGTGGAGGCCGGTGACAAGCACCGGGCGGGCCCCTTCGAGTGCGAGTTCGTCGCGGTCAACCACTCGATCCCGGACAGCCTGGCCGTGGCCATCCGCACGGACGCCGGGCTGGTGCTGCACACCGGGGACTTCCGGATGGACCAGTTCCCCCTGGACGACCGGATCACCGATCTGCGCCACTTCGCCCGGCTGGGCGACGAGGGCGTGGACCTGTTCCTCACCGACTCCACCAACGCCGAGGTCCCCGGGTTCACCACCTCGGAGCAGGAGCTGACCCCGGCGATCGACCACGTCTTCGCCACCGCGCCGAAGCGGATCATCGTCTCCAGCTTCGCCAGCCACGTGCACCGGATCCAGCAGGTCCTCGACGCCGCCCACGCCCACGGGCGCAAGGTCGCCTTCGTCGGCCGGTCCATGGTCAAGAACATGGGCATCGCCACCGAGCTGGGCTACCTGAAGATCCCGCGCGGGCTGGTGGTCGACTTCAAGAAGCTGCGCTCCATGCCCGATGCGAAGGTCGCCCTGGTGTGCACCGGCTCCCAGGGCGAGCCCCTGGCCGCGCTCTCGCGGATGGCCAACGAGACCCACCAGATCCAGCTCAACCCCGGGGACACGGTGCTCATGGCCAGCTCGCTGATCCCGGGCAACGAGAACGCGATCTACGGGATCATCAACAAGCTCACCGACCTCGGCGTGAAGGTCGTGCACAAGGGCAACGCCAAGGTGCACGTCTCCGGTCACGCCTCCGCCGGTGAGCTGGTGTACTGCTACAACATCGTCAAGCCCACCCACGTGATGCCCGTGCACGGGGAGTCCAAGCACCTGCACGCCAACGCCGAGCTGGCGATCCGCACCGGCGTGGACCCGGAGAACGTGCTCATCGCCAAGGACGGCAGCACCATCGACCTCGTCGAGGGCCGGGCCCGGATCTCCGGGCGGGTGGAGGCCGGCCTGGTCTACGTCGACGGTCACACGGTGGGCAAGGTCACCGAGGAGACCCTCGTCGAGCGTCGTCTGCTGCAGGAGGGCGGGGTGGTCACCGTCGTGGCCATCGTCGACGCCGACACCAACGTGCTGGCCGAGCCGCTGGAGTTCATCGCGAAGGGCTTCGTCCACGACGAGCACATCTTCGACAAGGCCGCCGAGAAGGTCGAGCACGCCCTGGCCCGCCCGGCCACGCAGAAGCTGGAGGACCTCGACGAGCTCGAGTCGCTCATCGGCGAGACCGTGGCCCGCCACCTGGAGCGCGCCTACCGGCGCGCGCCGCTGGTCACCGCAGTCGTCATCGACGCCTGA
- a CDS encoding acyltransferase family protein, whose product MTYPTTTTTPAAPAPAGAHPPGHRPDIQGLRGVAVLLVVAFHLWTDRVSGGVDVFFVLSAFLLTGTFVRRIERGRPLAVREYWVRTFARLIGPMAVMLLAVLAAVLTLFPPSRWEELLSHVWGSLSYVQNWVLAGQSVDYYAADSAETTPLQHTWSLSVQGQVFLLWPLLLAGCALAARWAGLRFRTVALAVFALVFAGSFAWSLAQTAGAPAWAYFSTVTRLWEFALGSLAALALARSSRPQDASRRSLPEAAARPVGVALGWSGLAAVVATPFLLDTGARFPGTAALAPTLGAAAILLGGALAPGRPLSAGRVLAARPLLWFGDRAYGIYLWHWPLLITYLLISARDDVPVVDGLGVLAASVLLTRATAPLLAGWRALPGVRAGHGLRLAATALVVAVPLTGAHQYTVQRDPSAGVERTPENYPGAAVLRGDVTEVPDVPIIPTGAEREDEWGDTGGPCSPEDAPEGIDGLGHCRVIEPDDGADPERTVVVIGDSHAQQLLTPIHRAADAQGWKVVSYLRMACRYTGDAEPADAECGEFNAAARQAALEAEPDAVLTIGTLSLPEAPHEKLVDGYEAGVRPFLDAGIPVLAFRDNPRFPFSMFACVETYGPDRARCNPPRSESLLPENPLEDLAARHEDLHPVDLTDRLCTDSVCPGVVGNIQVYMDLDHVTSAYGETLAPDVEHRMLEALGWPDRR is encoded by the coding sequence ATGACGTACCCGACCACGACCACCACCCCGGCCGCGCCCGCTCCTGCGGGTGCGCATCCGCCCGGCCACCGCCCCGACATCCAGGGCCTGCGCGGGGTGGCCGTGCTGCTGGTCGTGGCCTTCCACCTGTGGACGGACCGGGTCTCCGGCGGGGTGGACGTCTTCTTCGTCCTGTCCGCGTTCCTGCTCACGGGCACGTTCGTGCGGCGGATCGAGCGCGGGAGGCCCCTGGCGGTGCGCGAGTACTGGGTGCGCACCTTCGCGCGGCTGATCGGGCCGATGGCGGTCATGCTGCTGGCCGTGCTCGCCGCGGTGCTGACCCTCTTCCCGCCCAGCCGGTGGGAGGAGCTGCTCTCCCACGTGTGGGGCTCGTTGTCCTACGTGCAGAACTGGGTGCTGGCCGGTCAGTCCGTGGACTACTACGCCGCCGACAGCGCCGAGACCACCCCGCTGCAGCACACGTGGTCGCTGTCCGTCCAGGGCCAGGTCTTCCTGCTCTGGCCGCTGTTGCTGGCCGGCTGCGCGCTCGCCGCCCGGTGGGCGGGGCTGCGCTTCCGCACGGTCGCCCTGGCCGTGTTCGCCCTGGTGTTCGCCGGCTCCTTCGCGTGGTCCCTGGCGCAGACGGCCGGCGCGCCGGCCTGGGCCTACTTCAGCACCGTCACCCGGCTGTGGGAGTTCGCCCTCGGCTCCCTGGCCGCCCTGGCGCTCGCCCGCTCGTCCCGCCCGCAGGACGCGTCGCGGAGGAGCCTCCCGGAGGCCGCGGCCCGGCCGGTGGGCGTGGCGCTGGGCTGGTCCGGGCTGGCCGCGGTCGTGGCCACCCCGTTCCTCCTCGACACCGGCGCCCGCTTCCCCGGCACCGCGGCCCTCGCCCCCACCCTGGGCGCCGCGGCGATCCTGCTCGGCGGCGCGCTGGCCCCCGGCAGACCGCTGAGCGCGGGGCGCGTGCTCGCGGCACGCCCGCTGCTCTGGTTCGGCGACCGGGCCTACGGGATCTACCTGTGGCACTGGCCGCTGCTGATCACCTACCTGCTGATCTCCGCCCGTGACGACGTTCCCGTCGTCGACGGTCTCGGCGTTCTCGCCGCCTCCGTGCTCCTCACCCGGGCCACCGCGCCGCTGCTGGCCGGCTGGCGGGCCCTGCCCGGGGTGCGCGCCGGCCACGGCCTCCGCCTGGCCGCCACCGCCCTGGTCGTGGCGGTGCCCCTCACCGGCGCGCACCAGTACACGGTCCAGCGCGATCCCTCCGCCGGCGTCGAGCGCACCCCGGAGAACTACCCCGGGGCCGCGGTGCTGCGCGGGGACGTCACCGAGGTCCCGGACGTGCCGATCATCCCCACCGGCGCCGAGCGCGAGGACGAGTGGGGGGACACCGGCGGGCCCTGTTCGCCCGAGGACGCCCCCGAGGGCATCGACGGCCTGGGCCACTGCCGGGTGATCGAACCCGACGACGGCGCTGACCCCGAGCGCACCGTCGTGGTGATCGGGGACTCCCACGCCCAGCAGCTGCTCACCCCGATCCACCGGGCCGCCGACGCCCAGGGCTGGAAGGTGGTCTCCTACCTGCGCATGGCCTGCCGCTACACGGGCGACGCCGAGCCGGCCGACGCCGAGTGCGGCGAGTTCAACGCCGCCGCCCGCCAGGCCGCCCTGGAGGCGGAGCCGGACGCGGTCCTGACCATCGGGACCCTGAGCCTCCCCGAGGCCCCGCACGAGAAGCTCGTCGACGGCTACGAGGCCGGCGTCCGCCCCTTCCTGGACGCCGGCATCCCCGTCCTGGCCTTCCGCGACAACCCGCGCTTCCCGTTCAGCATGTTCGCCTGCGTGGAGACCTACGGCCCCGACCGTGCGCGCTGCAATCCGCCCCGCTCGGAGTCCCTCCTCCCGGAGAACCCGCTCGAGGACCTGGCCGCCCGGCACGAGGACCTGCACCCGGTCGACCTCACGGACCGGCTGTGCACCGACTCCGTCTGCCCCGGGGTGGTGGGCAACATCCAGGTCTACATGGACCTGGACCACGTCACCTCGGCCTACGGCGAGACCCTCGCCCCCGACGTGGAGCACCGGATGCTCGAGGCCCTGGGCTGGCCGGACCGGCGGTAG
- a CDS encoding glycosyltransferase 87 family protein: MWWGFAVVHLYFLGWMMSFVVHGDAFSDTEQYRRWAMAGYDPTGGADDISPWVYPVLAQIPIHLAGIAGPGPYLLVWTLIITVLNAVALACLTRGPWRARSVLPAWWWLVFTVFLGYLGFARVEGVAAPIVLIGLLWAARRPVLGSVLLSIATWIKVWPAAVLLALVIACRQRLQVVAAGVVVTAAVVLGTYLSGGIARIADFLVNQGERGMQLEATFSTPWVWLSVLDVAGARMADNVAINSTEVYGPGAELTALLMQPLLVLAVLAGSALLVRALRRGAEREELLYEGALMMTTVFIVFNKVGSPQFMIWLAPVVVVGLVHDRRRWRAPAALLMGIAVATFVIYPLFYTPLIHAHPVMAAVLTVRNALLVLLLWWSVRRTVELGSATRPAPRTVDA; encoded by the coding sequence GTGTGGTGGGGCTTCGCCGTCGTCCACCTCTACTTCCTGGGCTGGATGATGTCCTTCGTCGTCCACGGCGACGCCTTCAGCGACACCGAGCAGTACCGCCGGTGGGCCATGGCCGGGTACGACCCGACCGGCGGCGCGGACGACATCAGCCCGTGGGTGTACCCGGTGCTGGCGCAGATCCCGATCCACCTGGCCGGGATCGCCGGGCCCGGCCCCTACCTGCTGGTGTGGACGCTGATCATCACGGTGCTCAACGCCGTGGCACTGGCCTGTCTCACCCGCGGCCCGTGGCGGGCGCGCAGCGTCCTCCCGGCATGGTGGTGGCTGGTCTTCACCGTCTTCCTGGGCTATCTCGGGTTCGCCCGGGTGGAGGGCGTCGCGGCCCCGATCGTGCTCATCGGGCTGCTCTGGGCGGCCCGGCGTCCGGTGCTCGGCTCGGTCCTGCTGAGCATCGCCACCTGGATCAAGGTCTGGCCGGCGGCCGTCCTGCTCGCCCTGGTCATCGCCTGCCGGCAACGGCTCCAGGTCGTGGCCGCCGGGGTGGTGGTCACCGCGGCGGTGGTGCTCGGCACGTATCTCTCCGGCGGCATCGCGCGCATCGCGGACTTCCTGGTCAACCAGGGCGAACGCGGCATGCAGCTGGAGGCCACGTTCTCCACCCCGTGGGTCTGGCTGAGCGTCCTCGACGTGGCCGGGGCGCGGATGGCCGACAACGTGGCCATCAACTCCACCGAGGTCTACGGGCCCGGCGCCGAGCTCACAGCGTTGCTCATGCAGCCCCTGCTCGTGCTGGCCGTCCTCGCGGGGTCCGCCCTGCTGGTCCGTGCGCTCCGGCGCGGGGCCGAGCGGGAGGAGCTCCTCTACGAGGGGGCGCTGATGATGACCACCGTGTTCATCGTCTTCAACAAGGTCGGCTCCCCGCAGTTCATGATCTGGCTCGCCCCGGTCGTCGTGGTCGGCCTGGTGCACGACCGCCGGCGGTGGAGGGCCCCGGCGGCGCTGCTGATGGGGATCGCGGTGGCCACGTTCGTGATCTACCCGCTCTTCTACACCCCGCTCATCCACGCGCACCCGGTGATGGCGGCCGTCCTGACCGTGCGCAACGCGCTCCTCGTCCTCCTGCTGTGGTGGTCCGTGCGGCGGACCGTGGAGCTGGGGAGCGCCACCCGCCCCGCGCCCCGGACCGTCGACGCCTGA